One window from the genome of bacterium encodes:
- a CDS encoding fumarylacetoacetate hydrolase family protein has translation MVELDYFSDETLVEVLDTVKGFRPIKDLRLENDFVVQVPISRPSKIICLGRNYAAHAKEWKSQVPDKPMFFAKLPSSLLPHQGVVEIPAGIGRVDHELELAVVMGRKARRVTEDKAMDYVAGYTIANDVTARAMQIQDIKTGKPWTLSKVMDTFCPMGPYLLPADATPDPHNLEMELKVNGETRQKANTGDMVFKIPTLISYISQCITLEPGDIICTGTPEGTLPIAAGDVIEATSEGIGTLVNTVREIPALP, from the coding sequence ATGGTCGAGCTGGATTATTTTTCCGATGAAACGTTGGTGGAGGTCCTGGATACAGTGAAAGGGTTCCGGCCGATCAAAGATCTTAGGCTGGAGAACGATTTTGTCGTGCAGGTGCCGATCTCGCGACCGTCTAAGATCATCTGTCTGGGACGCAACTATGCGGCCCATGCCAAAGAGTGGAAAAGCCAGGTACCGGACAAGCCCATGTTTTTTGCCAAGCTGCCCTCCAGCCTTTTGCCGCATCAGGGGGTGGTGGAGATTCCAGCCGGCATCGGCCGGGTGGATCACGAGCTGGAGCTGGCGGTGGTGATGGGGCGCAAAGCGCGACGGGTGACGGAGGATAAAGCCATGGATTATGTCGCGGGTTACACCATTGCCAACGACGTCACCGCCCGCGCAATGCAAATACAGGATATTAAAACCGGCAAGCCCTGGACTCTGTCCAAAGTCATGGACACGTTTTGTCCCATGGGCCCGTACCTGCTGCCTGCGGATGCAACGCCGGACCCGCATAATCTGGAGATGGAACTCAAGGTCAACGGCGAGACCAGACAAAAAGCCAACACCGGAGATATGGTGTTCAAGATTCCGACGCTCATCAGCTACATCTCACAATGCATCACTCTGGAGCCGGGCGATATTATCTGCACCGGCACACCCGAAGGCACGCTGCCCATCGCAGCCGGCGACGTCATCGAAGCCACCAGCGAGGGGATCGGCACTCTGGTGAACACTGTGCGCGAGATACCTGCGCTTCCCTAG